From one Culex quinquefasciatus strain JHB chromosome 3, VPISU_Cqui_1.0_pri_paternal, whole genome shotgun sequence genomic stretch:
- the LOC6037578 gene encoding 39S ribosomal protein L47, mitochondrial has product MNVLQRLFHVSKQAGRFPGAIASNLLTTCSSRVLQHRQAVPAQCFSLSSRRYDLAEFFEDKKNLGENEVKHGRAWNKDELRIKSNADLHKLWFVLLKERNMLLTMEHECNEKMELFPSPERLDKVNESMTNLEDVVRERNRAYFELETGETGERPAKLVTNQLGLKFYYRMFEHVIPKYANRKWKETHQFHYRGSAVHKFLRMYREKLYNVKRKQRNRERNEVMHLLKRFPGMDRVALAEKYPSVDVEKLYKLDKIRGNYVPAKV; this is encoded by the exons ATGAACGTTTTACAGCGGCTTTTCCATGTTTCCAAACAAGCCGGAAGATTCCCGGGGGCTATAGCATCAAATTTGCTCACAACCTGCAGCAGTAG GGTCCTCCAACACCGGCAAGCTGTTCCGGCACAGTGTTTCTCGCTTTCATCGCGCCGGTACGATCTGGCCGAGTTCTTCGAGGACAAGAAAAACCTGGGCGAAAACGAGGTCAAACATGGTCGCGCCTGGAACAAGGACGAACTGCGCATCAAATCCAACGCGGACCTGCACAAGCTGTGGTTCGTGCTGCTCAAGGAACGGAACATGCTGCTGACGATGGAGCACGAGTGCAACGAGAAGATGGAGCTGTTCCCCAGCCCGGAGCGGTTGGACAAGGTGAACGAATCGATGACCAACCTGGAGGACGTGGTGCGGGAACGAAACCGCGCCTACTTCGAGCTTGAGACGGGCGAAACCGGCGAACGACCCGCCAAGTTGGTCACGAACCAGCTCGGGCTCAAGTTCTACTACCGGATGTTCGAGCACGTCATCCCGAAGTATGCCAACCGCAAGTGGAAGGAAACGCACCAGTTCCACTACCGCGGGTCGGCCGTGCACAAGTTCCTGCGGATGTACCGCGAGAAGCTGTACAACGTGAAGCGAAAGCAGCGCAACCGCGAGCGCAACGAGGTGATGCATCTGCTGAAACGGTTCCCCGGTATGGACCGGGTGGCGCTGGCCGAAAAGTATCCTTCTGTGGACGTCGAGAAGCTGTACAAGCTGGACAAGATTCGGGGCAATTACGTGCCGGCAAAGGTGTAG